In Thermobaculum terrenum ATCC BAA-798, one genomic interval encodes:
- a CDS encoding Bcr/CflA family multidrug efflux MFS transporter: protein MARAETTSRTRPHTPLVIFILGAMTAIGPLSIDTYLPALPQLARDLSTGPSQAQLTLSACLFGLGLGQVITGPLSDSLGRKVPLVLGLAGYALASLLCALAPSVTALTILRAVQGATGAAGVVIANAIVRDLHSGAAAARFFSTLMLVTGLAPILAPILGAQILQLGSWRVVFVVLAIVGALLALAVSFGLQETLPLGRRKPLGIGRTLATFARLVRDPVFAGYALANGLCTAGMFAYISGYPFVIQGIYGLSPQAFSLMFGLNAVGLIALSQLNGRLVERYSPQRLLQTAMGVSLLAAAALAISVWLDLGLLGVVLPVLVFISSLGVINPNTAALALSGHPEAAGSASALLGLARFLLGSLTSPLVGVAGPDTAVPFALVITACVLLASIAVAMTSGQRALASEQHM, encoded by the coding sequence ATGGCCAGGGCAGAGACCACATCCCGCACACGCCCGCACACCCCCCTCGTGATCTTCATCCTGGGGGCTATGACGGCCATAGGCCCTCTGTCCATAGACACTTACCTGCCGGCGCTGCCGCAGCTGGCGAGGGACCTGTCGACGGGGCCAAGCCAGGCACAGCTCACCCTCAGCGCCTGCCTCTTTGGGCTGGGGCTTGGGCAGGTGATCACCGGGCCGCTGAGCGACTCGCTGGGGAGAAAGGTCCCCTTGGTGCTGGGGCTAGCGGGCTACGCCCTGGCCTCGCTGCTGTGCGCGCTGGCGCCCTCGGTGACGGCGCTCACCATCCTGCGGGCCGTGCAGGGCGCCACCGGCGCCGCCGGCGTGGTGATAGCTAACGCGATCGTGCGTGACCTGCACTCGGGCGCCGCTGCGGCTCGCTTCTTCTCCACCCTCATGCTCGTGACCGGGCTGGCGCCGATCCTGGCACCGATCCTGGGCGCCCAGATACTGCAGCTGGGCTCGTGGAGGGTGGTGTTCGTGGTGCTGGCGATCGTGGGAGCCCTGCTGGCGCTGGCCGTGAGCTTCGGCCTGCAGGAGACGCTGCCGCTGGGCCGCAGGAAGCCGCTGGGCATCGGCCGGACGCTGGCGACCTTTGCCCGGCTCGTGCGAGACCCAGTCTTTGCGGGCTACGCGCTCGCCAACGGGCTGTGCACGGCCGGCATGTTCGCCTACATCTCGGGCTATCCCTTCGTGATCCAGGGCATCTACGGGCTGTCGCCTCAGGCTTTCAGCCTGATGTTCGGCCTGAACGCGGTGGGGCTGATCGCTCTCAGCCAGCTAAATGGCCGCCTGGTGGAGAGATACTCCCCTCAGCGCCTGCTGCAAACCGCCATGGGGGTGAGCCTGCTGGCGGCAGCGGCGCTGGCGATCTCCGTGTGGCTCGACCTCGGGCTGCTGGGGGTGGTGTTGCCGGTGCTCGTCTTCATATCTTCCCTTGGCGTGATCAACCCCAACACGGCTGCGCTGGCGCTGTCGGGTCATCCCGAGGCGGCCGGCAGCGCTTCGGCACTGCTGGGGCTGGCCCGCTTCCTCCTCGGTAGCCTGACCTCCCCGCTCGTGGGCGTGGCCGGCCCCGACACAGCAGTGCCCTTCGCCCTCGTGATAACCGCCTGCGTCCTGCTGGCCTCCATCGCCGTCGCGATGACCTCGGGGCAGCGAGCGCTGGCTTCAGAACAACACATGTAG
- a CDS encoding DUF421 domain-containing protein, with amino-acid sequence MHAQDLVHLGVPAWEIALRTLTIYLAMLLGLRAAGKREVGQFTLPDLVLVLLVANAVQPAMTGPDTSLLGGLLIIAVLLATNWVVVKTVPRSQRLRRLFSPSPTVIAQDGRWLTDALRREGMDIEEAQVALREHGLLDVSQVKLMVLEPNGVISVVPADSRVYRSHRRHR; translated from the coding sequence ATGCACGCACAAGACCTCGTACACCTGGGGGTGCCCGCCTGGGAGATCGCCCTGCGCACGCTCACCATATACCTGGCGATGTTGTTGGGGCTGCGGGCGGCTGGCAAGAGAGAGGTTGGGCAGTTCACGCTCCCCGACCTGGTGCTCGTGCTGCTGGTGGCCAACGCCGTCCAGCCCGCCATGACGGGGCCGGACACGTCCCTCCTGGGCGGACTGCTGATCATAGCCGTGCTGCTGGCGACCAATTGGGTGGTGGTCAAGACCGTGCCCCGTAGCCAGAGGCTGCGAAGGCTGTTTAGTCCCTCGCCCACGGTCATAGCCCAGGATGGCCGCTGGCTGACGGACGCCCTGCGCAGGGAGGGCATGGACATCGAGGAGGCCCAGGTGGCGCTGCGGGAGCATGGCCTGCTGGACGTCAGCCAGGTCAAGCTGATGGTGCTCGAGCCCAACGGCGTGATCAGCGTAGTGCCGGCCGATAGCCGCGTCTACCGCAGCCACCGCAGGCACCGCTAG
- a CDS encoding Nramp family divalent metal transporter, producing the protein MSSRRTLSPTQTATRTRRYLARRVAGPAAVIGVLGPGLIAASAGNDAGGIATYASVGASYGYSLLWVLAVITVSLAIIQEMAARMGVVTGKGFADLVRENLGLRTTAFVMLVLVAANGGLVVSEFAGIGAAAELLGISRYYAVPVMALLVWWLITRGSYRRVERVFLLMTLIFFAYPVAAFLAGPDWGEVGRSLVTPTFSLEGRYLLLMIALIGTTITPYMQIYAQSTMAERGATFGLSLVKLDAYSGALFSNVVAGFIIVATGATLHRMGVEVQTAQDAARALEPVAGRLASAVFAVGLLGASVLAAAVLPLSTAYTVCEAFGFERGVNQSFRDAPVFHGLFTALLAVGVLVALVPGLNVIQLLVWTQVINGLLLPVVLISILRLVNNPEVMGEHTNGLVYNVLAWATTGLVVLLSCAYLVITLLGIFGVS; encoded by the coding sequence ATGAGCTCGAGGCGCACTCTGTCCCCCACGCAGACGGCTACGAGGACTCGCCGGTACCTGGCGCGCCGGGTCGCCGGCCCCGCGGCGGTCATCGGCGTGCTGGGCCCGGGGCTCATAGCGGCCAGCGCGGGCAACGACGCAGGCGGGATAGCCACCTACGCCTCGGTGGGGGCGTCCTACGGCTACTCCCTGCTGTGGGTGCTGGCGGTGATCACCGTGTCGCTGGCGATCATCCAGGAGATGGCCGCCAGGATGGGGGTGGTCACGGGCAAGGGATTCGCGGACCTCGTGAGGGAGAACTTGGGGCTGCGCACCACCGCCTTCGTCATGCTCGTGCTGGTGGCCGCCAACGGTGGCCTCGTGGTGTCGGAGTTCGCCGGCATAGGGGCGGCGGCCGAGCTGCTGGGAATCTCTCGCTATTACGCCGTGCCCGTGATGGCCCTGCTGGTGTGGTGGCTGATCACCAGGGGGTCCTACCGCAGGGTGGAGCGCGTCTTCCTGCTCATGACCCTGATATTCTTCGCCTACCCCGTGGCGGCTTTCCTGGCGGGACCCGACTGGGGGGAGGTGGGCAGGAGCCTGGTCACGCCCACCTTCAGCCTGGAAGGCCGCTACCTGCTGCTGATGATCGCGCTCATAGGCACGACCATCACGCCCTACATGCAGATCTACGCGCAGTCGACCATGGCCGAGCGCGGGGCCACCTTCGGCCTGTCGCTGGTCAAGCTGGACGCCTACTCGGGGGCGCTGTTCTCCAACGTCGTCGCCGGCTTCATCATCGTCGCCACCGGCGCGACCCTGCACAGGATGGGCGTGGAGGTGCAGACCGCCCAGGACGCCGCCCGAGCGCTGGAGCCCGTGGCGGGGCGGTTGGCGAGCGCCGTGTTCGCCGTCGGCCTGCTGGGGGCCTCGGTGCTGGCCGCGGCCGTGCTGCCCCTGAGCACCGCGTACACGGTGTGCGAGGCTTTCGGCTTCGAGAGGGGCGTGAACCAGTCCTTTCGCGATGCCCCGGTGTTCCACGGCCTGTTCACGGCGCTGCTGGCGGTCGGAGTGCTCGTGGCGCTGGTGCCGGGGCTCAACGTCATCCAGCTGTTGGTGTGGACGCAGGTGATCAACGGCCTGCTCCTGCCGGTGGTGCTGATCTCCATCCTGCGCCTGGTGAACAACCCCGAGGTCATGGGCGAGCACACAAACGGCCTGGTGTACAACGTGCTCGCGTGGGCGACCACCGGGCTGGTGGTGCTGCTGTCCTGCGCGTACCTCGTGATCACGCTGCTGGGTATCTTCGGCGTGTCCTAG
- a CDS encoding MATE family efflux transporter, which produces MLSFLLPLILGNALQSVGQLAGSIVLGRWIGVGALAAVANFFPVFFLMNSFVIGVGSGASILIGQAWGARNYERMRAVMGTTLAFVCLLGTGLAIVSNLLVWDLMRLLGTPQTIIADSVSYARIIFSCLPLLFLYFAYTTFIRGTGDSRTPTLFLGVSTGVNLLLLPVLVFGWGPAPRLGMFGAAWATVLGSTASLVAMLVYLRLRQHPLQLDSLVIRHLWIDPRLLGLLLKLGIPSSVNLILVSLSELAVISLVNRYGASATAAYGAVNQVVSYVQFPAVSLGITVSIFGAQAIGAGKLERLRRVLRSGVGLNYLVGGMLVVGVYLFAREILGLFLTDGRTLEIARELLYITLWGYLVFGHAQVFAALMRASGVVLWPTTFGIVAIWGVEVPVAYVLSTYTGLGLRGIWLGYPAAFLANLGMQYLYYRYVWRHKQITRLI; this is translated from the coding sequence GGTGGATAGGCGTGGGTGCCCTGGCGGCCGTGGCCAACTTCTTCCCCGTCTTCTTCTTGATGAACTCCTTCGTCATCGGGGTGGGCTCGGGCGCCTCCATCCTCATAGGGCAGGCCTGGGGGGCCAGGAACTACGAGCGCATGCGAGCGGTGATGGGTACCACCCTGGCCTTCGTGTGCCTGCTGGGGACGGGGCTGGCGATCGTGAGCAACCTGCTGGTGTGGGACCTCATGCGCCTGCTGGGCACGCCCCAGACCATCATCGCCGACAGCGTCAGCTACGCGCGCATCATCTTCAGCTGTCTGCCCCTGCTGTTTCTGTACTTCGCGTACACCACCTTCATCCGCGGCACAGGGGACTCTCGCACCCCCACGCTGTTCCTGGGGGTGAGCACGGGGGTCAACCTGCTGCTGCTGCCCGTCCTGGTGTTTGGCTGGGGCCCCGCACCCAGGCTGGGGATGTTCGGGGCCGCCTGGGCCACCGTGCTGGGGTCCACCGCCTCCCTGGTGGCGATGCTGGTGTACCTGAGGCTGCGCCAACACCCACTGCAGCTGGACTCCCTGGTGATCCGGCATCTGTGGATCGATCCCAGGCTGCTGGGGTTGCTGCTCAAACTCGGCATCCCCTCCAGCGTCAACCTCATCCTGGTGTCGCTGTCGGAGCTGGCGGTGATCTCGTTGGTCAACCGCTACGGTGCATCCGCCACGGCTGCCTATGGAGCGGTCAACCAGGTGGTCAGCTACGTGCAGTTCCCGGCCGTCAGCCTGGGGATCACGGTGTCCATCTTCGGTGCCCAGGCAATAGGAGCAGGCAAGCTGGAGAGGCTGCGTAGGGTGCTGCGCAGCGGGGTGGGGCTCAACTACCTGGTGGGTGGGATGCTGGTGGTGGGAGTGTACCTGTTTGCCAGGGAGATCCTGGGGCTGTTTCTGACCGATGGGAGGACGCTGGAGATAGCCAGGGAGCTGCTGTACATCACTTTGTGGGGCTACCTGGTGTTCGGGCATGCCCAGGTGTTCGCGGCGCTGATGAGGGCGAGCGGGGTGGTGCTGTGGCCCACGACCTTTGGGATAGTGGCCATCTGGGGGGTGGAGGTGCCTGTGGCCTACGTCCTGTCGACCTACACTGGGCTGGGGCTGAGGGGGATATGGCTGGGCTATCCCGCGGCCTTCCTGGCCAACCTGGGGATGCAGTACCTCTACTACCGCTACGTCTGGCGGCACAAGCAGATCACCAGGCTGATCTAA
- a CDS encoding glycoside hydrolase family 3 protein — MASALWRREDGVTYRDLNKNGKLDPYEDPRLPVEARIEDLLGRMTLEEKAGMLFHTGLGMNPDGTLQEGDGTFGRASTTELVTRKLLNHFNVWAVADPRPMAEWYNRLQALAEGTRLGIPITISSDPRHSYSNNPAASLFAGRFSKWPEPIGLAAIGDEELVRAFGDIARQEYLAVGIRVALHPMADLATEPRWARIAGTFGEDAHLAAHLVAAYIKGFQGENLGPHSVACMTKHFPGGGPQKDGEDPHFPYGREQVYPGNNFEYHLIPFEAAFEAGTAQIMPYYGMPVGLPFEEVGFGFNRDVIAGLLRQRYGFQGVVCTDWGLLTDHRMGDRVLSARAWGVEHLSLEDRVLKALDAGVDQFGGESCPEVVVQLVRSGRLPEERLDVSVRRLLRDKFRLGLFDNPFVDPEEAERVVGQEAFVRAGEAAQRRSIVLLVNGETSSGRTLPMREGIRLYVEGVDPQVASRYAQVVDTPEGADAAFIRLQAPYEHRDNLPLEAFFHAGNLSFPEPEQRRILDLLRRVPTVVQIYLDRPAVIPEIARESAALLADFGASDEAVLDVAFGRHKPGGRLPFEMPSSMDAVRKQLPDVPCDSEDPLFPIGHGLTL, encoded by the coding sequence ATGGCATCAGCACTATGGCGACGAGAAGACGGCGTCACGTACCGAGACCTCAACAAGAACGGCAAGCTGGACCCTTATGAGGATCCCAGGCTGCCGGTGGAGGCTCGCATCGAGGACCTCCTGGGACGCATGACCCTGGAGGAGAAGGCCGGCATGCTGTTCCACACCGGATTGGGGATGAATCCCGACGGCACCCTGCAGGAGGGTGATGGGACCTTCGGCAGAGCTTCCACCACGGAGCTGGTCACCCGGAAGCTGCTGAACCACTTCAACGTCTGGGCGGTAGCTGACCCCAGACCCATGGCCGAGTGGTACAACCGCCTACAAGCCCTGGCCGAGGGCACAAGGCTAGGCATCCCGATCACGATCTCCTCCGATCCCAGGCACTCCTACTCCAACAACCCGGCGGCCAGCCTCTTTGCCGGTAGGTTCTCGAAGTGGCCCGAGCCGATCGGGCTGGCAGCCATAGGCGACGAGGAGCTGGTGCGTGCGTTCGGGGATATCGCCCGTCAGGAGTACTTGGCGGTGGGCATACGCGTGGCCCTGCACCCCATGGCGGATCTGGCGACGGAACCCAGATGGGCCAGGATCGCCGGCACGTTCGGCGAGGATGCCCACCTGGCAGCGCACCTCGTGGCCGCCTACATCAAGGGTTTCCAGGGCGAGAACCTGGGTCCCCACAGCGTGGCATGCATGACGAAGCACTTTCCAGGAGGAGGACCGCAGAAGGATGGAGAGGATCCGCACTTCCCGTACGGGCGTGAGCAGGTATACCCAGGCAATAACTTCGAGTACCATCTCATACCCTTCGAAGCAGCTTTCGAGGCTGGGACAGCGCAGATAATGCCCTACTACGGTATGCCGGTAGGGCTGCCCTTCGAGGAGGTCGGCTTTGGCTTCAACCGCGACGTCATCGCCGGGCTGCTACGCCAGCGCTACGGCTTCCAGGGAGTGGTGTGCACCGATTGGGGACTGCTCACGGACCACAGGATGGGCGACCGAGTGCTCTCTGCAAGGGCCTGGGGCGTGGAGCACCTCAGTTTAGAGGATAGGGTGCTCAAAGCCCTGGATGCCGGCGTAGATCAGTTCGGCGGCGAGTCCTGCCCCGAGGTGGTGGTGCAGCTGGTCCGCTCCGGCAGGCTGCCCGAGGAGAGGCTGGACGTCTCGGTGCGCCGCCTCCTGCGAGATAAGTTCCGCCTGGGGCTGTTCGACAACCCGTTCGTGGACCCGGAGGAGGCCGAGAGGGTGGTAGGGCAGGAGGCCTTCGTGCGGGCCGGGGAGGCGGCCCAGCGGCGGTCGATCGTGCTGCTGGTCAACGGGGAGACATCGAGCGGCAGGACCCTGCCCATGCGGGAGGGGATACGCCTATATGTGGAGGGCGTGGATCCGCAGGTAGCCTCGCGCTATGCCCAGGTAGTGGACACGCCGGAGGGAGCAGATGCCGCTTTCATTCGGCTGCAGGCTCCCTACGAGCATCGGGACAACCTCCCGCTGGAGGCTTTCTTCCACGCGGGCAATCTCTCCTTCCCGGAGCCCGAGCAGAGGCGCATCCTCGACCTGCTCCGCAGGGTCCCAACGGTCGTGCAGATCTACCTCGACAGGCCCGCGGTCATCCCGGAGATAGCCAGGGAAAGCGCCGCGCTGCTGGCGGACTTCGGGGCCAGCGACGAGGCTGTGCTGGACGTGGCCTTCGGCCGGCACAAACCCGGGGGCAGGCTCCCCTTCGAGATGCCCTCCTCTATGGATGCGGTCAGGAAGCAGCTGCCGGACGTCCCCTGCGACTCCGAGGACCCGCTGTTCCCCATAGGGCACGGCCTGACCTTGTGA
- a CDS encoding alpha/beta hydrolase yields MADIAEQIDVWDGTPPGSEGWSHERVEEPPEPPFDFLMVRNVVRPVMHPYLPEKPTGAAAVVCPGGAFHFLNINYEGTEVARWLCGRGIAAFVLEYRVAPTPADRQGFMAQLEAHTSDRTKMAEIMSWVTELGEEDARRAIAIVRERAPGWGLDPSMVGLLGFSAGGRVTSGVALRHDEATRPAFAGFIYGVHWEDIAVPEDAPPLFALVAQDDEIAIDSCLRLFGAWREAGKSAELHVFSRGGHGFSMRRQGLPCDYWIELFYQWLRAEQITS; encoded by the coding sequence ATGGCAGACATAGCAGAGCAGATAGATGTATGGGATGGGACTCCCCCAGGATCGGAGGGATGGAGCCACGAGCGCGTCGAGGAGCCTCCGGAGCCTCCGTTCGACTTCCTGATGGTGCGCAACGTGGTGCGCCCCGTGATGCACCCTTACCTGCCGGAGAAGCCAACGGGCGCCGCGGCGGTGGTGTGCCCGGGAGGGGCCTTCCACTTCCTCAACATTAACTATGAGGGCACCGAGGTCGCGCGCTGGCTATGCGGGCGGGGGATCGCGGCGTTCGTCCTCGAGTACCGAGTGGCCCCCACTCCCGCCGACAGGCAAGGGTTCATGGCACAGCTTGAGGCCCATACCTCCGATCGCACCAAGATGGCCGAGATCATGTCATGGGTGACGGAGCTGGGAGAGGAGGACGCTCGCAGGGCGATAGCAATCGTGAGGGAACGCGCACCCGGCTGGGGGTTGGATCCCTCCATGGTGGGGCTCCTCGGCTTCTCGGCTGGCGGGAGAGTCACCTCGGGCGTGGCCCTACGCCACGACGAGGCCACCAGGCCGGCGTTTGCCGGCTTCATCTACGGCGTCCACTGGGAGGATATAGCGGTGCCCGAGGATGCCCCTCCGCTCTTTGCGCTGGTCGCGCAGGACGACGAGATAGCCATCGATTCTTGCCTCCGGCTGTTCGGTGCCTGGCGGGAAGCTGGGAAGAGCGCCGAGCTACACGTGTTCTCGCGAGGCGGGCACGGCTTCAGCATGAGGCGGCAAGGTCTGCCATGCGACTACTGGATAGAGCTTTTCTACCAATGGCTGCGAGCCGAGCAGATCACATCCTGA